The genomic interval TCCTTGATTTTGATAATTCCATCGGTTTCACCAATAATGGATGAGCCTTTGAATTTTCGCACAGTTGTTTTCAACTGTTTCGTTTCTTCCACCAATACAACGCGGTCTTTCGCATTGCGAATGGTTACCAAAATACGGTTTAAATCAAGTGGTTTTTCAATGAAATCGAAAGCTCCTTTTTTGATTGCTTCAACTGCTGTTTCAATATTTCCATGGCCAGAAATCATGATAATTGGAGCCTCATTCTTTTGACTAATTAATGTCTCAAGAACTTCCATTCCATCCATTTGAGGCATTTTGATATCACAGAAAATAATGTCGTAAAGCGTGTTTTTTGCTTTTTCAACTCCTTCTACTCCATTTTCAGCTTCTTCTACTTGGAAATCTTCAAATTCTAAAATTTCGCGTAGAGCTCTACGAATAGCGCGTTCATCATCAATGATTAAAATCTTTGCCATGTTTTTTGATTGGTCAACGAAAATAGGTATTTAATGCCAAAACACGAATGCCATTCAGATAATTATCGAAATGTAAATTCAAAGATACGGACGCGAAGCATCGTCTCCCTTTCCTCAGAAGAATCTTCTTAAAACCCCTTCTTTCAATGAGCACGGTGAAATAACGATTTCTTTTATATCAAACTTTTCGACAACCCATTTGGTTTTCAAAGCTGCAATTGGTGCCATTTTTCGTCGGATTGGAATAATGAATGGGTGATTTTCTCTTTCTTCAAACGTTGATTCAATAATCCAATTTAAGGTTCCAATTAAATCTTCTCTTGAAAGACGAATATTTGCCAACCCTTTTGGAAATTCTTCTTCATGTACCATTTCGTAAAAGGTTTCAAAACTACCAGAAGCTCCGACTAATACCTCACAGGGTGCAAAGTGATTCATTTCTTTTGAATTCAACTCAAACCACTCAAGTAATTCTTGTTGATTTAGCGCTGTTAATGGATCTCCCAATTCAAAAAGTTGAATGGCTCTCGAAACACCAATATTCGCGCTGAAAAATTGCAGGTCTTTCTCATTTTCGACTCGAATAAATTCCGTGCTTCCACCTCCAATATCCATAATCAAAGAAGTCTGCTCGAATTGATAAGACCAACTAACGCCTTGATAAATCAGCATAGCTTCTTCCAATCCATCAACGATTTCAATATCAATATCGAACCGTTTTTTGATTTCTCGAATAAAATACGAATTGTTATCCGCATCTCTTACAGCCGAAGTTCCTACTCCAATAATTTTTGAAACAGTTAAATCATCGCAGATTTTCTTAAACTTCTCAAATGCGTGAAATGCTCGTTGCATCGCTTCATCAGAAATGGTTCCTTCATTGATTCCGCCCATTCCTAATGCAACACCTTCTTTGGAATTATGAACGATATCAAAATCGTCAGCATGCACATCTGCTACAAGCAAATTGAATGTATTTGTTCCTAAATCTATAACAGCTGCCCGCATCTTATTTTGTTTTCAACCAACGGATTAAGTCTCTAAAGCGCAAGGTGTGTCCAAATTGCAGAAGTCCGTTTTTGAATAAACGAGCGGCAATAG from Fluviicola taffensis DSM 16823 carries:
- a CDS encoding Ppx/GppA phosphatase; amino-acid sequence: MRAAVIDLGTNTFNLLVADVHADDFDIVHNSKEGVALGMGGINEGTISDEAMQRAFHAFEKFKKICDDLTVSKIIGVGTSAVRDADNNSYFIREIKKRFDIDIEIVDGLEEAMLIYQGVSWSYQFEQTSLIMDIGGGSTEFIRVENEKDLQFFSANIGVSRAIQLFELGDPLTALNQQELLEWFELNSKEMNHFAPCEVLVGASGSFETFYEMVHEEEFPKGLANIRLSREDLIGTLNWIIESTFEERENHPFIIPIRRKMAPIAALKTKWVVEKFDIKEIVISPCSLKEGVLRRFF